From one Anabas testudineus chromosome 18, fAnaTes1.2, whole genome shotgun sequence genomic stretch:
- the acadvl gene encoding very long-chain specific acyl-CoA dehydrogenase, mitochondrial gives MLLRKVSQSSALCGAILRIPPMLSGGQRQAGAVVAVQNARQYASQAAEAVLEKPAAVGTDAATTADKKTAAAESKSFAVNIFKGQIATPQVFPFPSALSEEQEQFLRELVGPVSKFFEEVNDPAKNDTLEKVEDQTMEGLKEMGAFGLQVPADLGGLGLSNTQYARLVEIVGGHDLGVGITLGAHQSIGFKGILLFGNKAQKEKYLPKLATGEHIAAFCLTEPASGSDAASIKTTAVQSSCGKYFTLNGSKIWISNGGLAEIFTVFAKTPMKDPRTGEIKDKITAFVVERSFGGVTHGPPEKKMGIKASNTAEVYFDNVRVPAECVLGEVGGGFKVAMNILNNGRFGMAAALSGTMKSVIAKAVDHAANRTQFGSKIHTYGAIQEKIARMTMLQYVTESMAYMISGNMDSGATEFQIEAAISKIFASEAAWAVTDECIQVTGGMGFMKDTGLERVMRDLRIFRIFEGTNDILRLFVALNGFQNAGNQLKGLQKALKNPLGNAGVLAGELTKRAKRKAGLGTGLTLQGTVHPDLAQSGELTVKAIEQFGAVIEEQLIKHGKKIIDEQFVLKRVADCAIDLYAMVVVLSRASRSLSQGHASAQHEKMLCETWCMEAYERVMSDIKTLRSSDSRKLFKNLRAISTATVENGGVVAPHPLGF, from the exons ATGCTGCTTCGTAAAGTGAGCCAGTCTTCCGCTCTGTGCGGCGCCATTCTCCGGATTCCTCCTATGCTATCTGG AGGACAGCGTCAGGCCGGGGCTGTGGTTGCTGTGCAAAACGCTCGTCAATACGCAAGTCAAGCTGCAGAG GCAGTGCTGGAGAAGCCAGCAGCAGTTGGCACTGATGCTGCCACCACAGCGGATAAgaagacagctgctgct GAATCCAAATCATTTGCTGTCAACATTTTTAAGGGACAGATTGCAACTCCCCAAGTGTTTCCATTCCCCTCGG CCCTTagtgaggagcaggagcagTTTCTTCGAGAGCTTGTGGGGCCCGTCAGCAAATTTTTTGAG GAGGTAAATGATCCTGCCAAGAATGATACCTTAGAGAAGGTGGAGGATCAAACCATGGAGGGCCTGAAGGAGATGGGTGCCTTTGGTCTGCAAGTGCCAGCTGACCTCGGTGGCCTTGGCCTCTCAAACACACAg TATGCGCGGCTGGTTGAGATTGTTGGTGGTCATGACCTGGGAGTTGGTATTACTCTGGGAGCCCACCAGTCTATTGGTTTCAAGGGCATTCTGCTTTTTGGGAATAAAGCCCAGAAGGAGAAGTACCTGCCTAAGCTTGCCACAG GTGAGCATATAGCTGCCTTCTGCCTGACCGAACCAGCCAGTGGCTCTGATGCTGCCTCTATCAAGACCACAGCTGTTCAGTCATCCTGTGGAAAGTACTTCACTCTCAATGGAAGCAAGATCTGGATCAG TAATGGAGGCTTGGCTGAGATCTTCACAGTATTTGCCAAAACACCCATGAAGGATCCCAGAACTGGAGAAATTAAGGACAAGATCACAGCCTTCGTCGTGGAGAGGAGCTTTGGTGGAGTGACACA TGGCCCTCCGGAGAAGAAGATGGGCATCAAGgcatccaacacagctgagGTCTATTTTGATAATGTCCGTGTGCCAGCTGAATGTGTGCTGGGCGAGGTGGGAGGAGGTTTCAAAGTGGCAATGAACATCCTAAATAACGGGAGATTTGGCATGGCAGCGGCACTCTCCGGCACCATGAAGTCAGTCATTGCCAAAGCT GTTGATCATGCAGCCAACAGAACCCAGTTCGGGAGCAAGATCCACACCTACGGAGCAATCCAGGAGAAGATCGCCCGCATGACAATGCTACAATATGTCACAGAG TCAATGGCGTACATGATCAGTGGCAACATGGACAGTGGAGCGACTGAATTCCAAATAGAAGCCGCAATCAGCAAGATCTTTGCCTCT GAAGCCGCATGGGCCGTGACTGATGAGTGTATTCAGGTTACGGGTGGCATGGGTTTCATGAAG GACACTGGGTTGGAGAGAGTGATGAGGGATCTGAGAATCTTTCGAATCTTTGAGGGCACCAACGACATCCTGAGACTCTTTGTGGCTCTAAATGGCTTCCAG AATGCCGGTAACCAGTTGAAAGGTTTACAGAAAGCCCTGAAGAACCCACTTGGCAACGCGGGAGTCCTTGCTGGCGAGCTCACCAAGAGAGCAAAAAG GAAGGCAGGTCTGGGCACAGGTCTGACTCTGCAGGGAACCGTTCATCCTGATCTGGCACAGAGTGGTGAGCTG aCAGTTAAAGCCATTGAACAATTTGGAGCTGTGATTGAGGAGCAGCTCATCAAACATGGCAAGAAGATCATtg ACGAACAGTTTGTCCTGAAGCGAGTCGCAGACTGTGCCATTGACCTCTACGCCATGGTGGTCGTCCTGTCCAG GGCTTCACGCTCTCTGAGTCAGGGTCACGCCTCAGCTCAGCACGAGAAGATGCTGTGTGAGACTTGGTGCATGGAG GCTTATGAGAGAGTAATGAGCGACATCAAGACTCTGCGCTCCAGCGATTCCAGAAAACTCTTTAAAAATCTGCGGGCCATCTCGACAGCCACGGTGGAGAACGGAGGAGTGGTGGCTCCTCATCCTCTGGGCTTCTAA